The Geothrix sp. genome has a window encoding:
- the cobB gene encoding Sir2 family NAD+-dependent deacetylase — MTLSRDATIVILTGAGISAESGLRTFRAADGLWENHRVQDVATPEAFHRNPALVYRFYNERRRSLAAVQPNAAHVALARFEREWPGEVLLVTQNVDDLHDRAGSKNLLHMHGELLKARCLACRAVVAWPGDLDADDHCPTCRRGRLRPHIVWFGEMPLEMERIYQALDRCALFAAIGTSGHVYPAAGFVEAAAPGARTVELNLEPSLVADAFQEQRVGKATELVPAFVAELLGD, encoded by the coding sequence ATGACCCTTTCCCGCGATGCCACCATCGTCATCCTCACCGGCGCGGGCATCTCCGCGGAGAGCGGGCTGCGGACCTTCCGCGCAGCGGACGGGTTGTGGGAGAACCACCGGGTGCAGGATGTGGCCACGCCCGAGGCCTTCCACCGGAACCCGGCCCTGGTCTACCGCTTCTACAACGAGCGCCGGCGGAGCCTGGCGGCGGTCCAGCCCAATGCCGCCCATGTGGCCCTGGCGCGGTTCGAGCGCGAGTGGCCCGGCGAGGTCCTGCTGGTCACGCAGAATGTCGATGACCTCCATGACCGGGCCGGCTCGAAGAACCTGCTGCACATGCACGGCGAGCTGCTCAAGGCCCGCTGCCTCGCCTGCCGCGCCGTGGTGGCCTGGCCCGGCGACCTGGATGCCGACGACCACTGCCCCACCTGCCGGCGCGGCCGGCTGCGCCCCCACATCGTCTGGTTCGGCGAGATGCCCCTGGAGATGGAGCGCATCTACCAGGCCCTGGATCGCTGCGCCCTCTTCGCTGCCATCGGCACCAGCGGCCATGTGTATCCCGCCGCGGGCTTCGTGGAGGCCGCCGCCCCCGGCGCCCGCACCGTGGAGCTCAACCTCGAGCCCAGCCTCGTGGCCGACGCCTTCCAGGAGCAGCGCGTCGGCAAGGCCACGGAGCTGGTGCCCGCCTTTGTGGCGGAGTTGTTGGGGGACTGA
- a CDS encoding alkaline phosphatase family protein, protein MRGLPALLTLVPVLAPAPLLAQKSPAPTLPTRPRLVVVVSVDQLSAELMQTYGPELTGGLARLSKEGVFFTEAYHDHGFTETGPGHSVLLSGRFPANTGIVENRWFDRRADRLVYCVEDAAAKPLPATGLWGSSNARFLGDGLGDWLQAQVPGSRAFAVSGKDRAAILMAGRKPTAAYWFSGAAGFGTSTTYAERLPEWLLRFDGELQARFATRSWLWTKTPGTPEGRVATWTFPGQVIRNGALPRLIQGAGMPLDKTFEARFRKSPFLDEVTLEAAEALMDAEKLGQGPATDLLALSFSATDYIGHSYGILGTEMRDQLHRLDRTLGRLLEVVRRRDRGAWVILSADHGGMDLPEALSDQGFPARRVNPPIFLNELRAELKATFKVDADLILESPEPNSLYLREGALKATGLDRKAVLARMQAWLRARPEVADAFTAEDLAATDPSATGSPRDSSLRVLLRRSFRADRSGDVLVAFKPWVVFGVPPVEWATGHGTPYAYDRRVPLIFWGPWKGGERPSPVRTVDLAPTLARELGIQPGTVDGRALDLRKEEGLPSSPPRHQGKK, encoded by the coding sequence ATGCGTGGGCTCCCCGCTCTCCTGACCCTGGTTCCCGTCCTCGCCCCGGCCCCCCTCCTCGCCCAGAAGTCCCCAGCTCCGACCCTGCCGACCCGGCCCCGCCTGGTGGTGGTCGTGTCCGTGGACCAGCTCTCCGCCGAGCTGATGCAGACCTACGGCCCCGAGCTGACCGGCGGCCTCGCGCGGCTGTCCAAGGAGGGCGTCTTCTTCACCGAGGCCTACCACGACCACGGCTTCACGGAGACGGGCCCGGGCCATTCCGTGCTCCTGTCGGGGCGCTTCCCGGCCAACACCGGCATCGTGGAGAACCGCTGGTTCGACCGCAGAGCGGACCGCCTGGTGTACTGCGTCGAGGATGCCGCCGCCAAGCCACTCCCCGCCACAGGCCTCTGGGGCTCTTCCAATGCCCGCTTCCTGGGTGATGGGCTGGGCGACTGGCTCCAGGCGCAGGTCCCCGGCAGCCGCGCCTTCGCCGTCTCGGGCAAGGACCGGGCCGCGATCTTGATGGCCGGCCGCAAGCCCACCGCCGCCTACTGGTTCAGCGGAGCAGCCGGCTTCGGCACCTCCACCACCTATGCCGAGCGCCTGCCCGAGTGGCTGCTGCGCTTCGATGGTGAGCTGCAGGCGCGGTTCGCCACCCGGAGCTGGTTGTGGACCAAGACTCCCGGCACGCCCGAGGGTCGCGTGGCCACCTGGACCTTCCCAGGACAGGTGATCCGCAACGGCGCCCTGCCACGCCTCATCCAGGGCGCGGGCATGCCCCTCGACAAAACCTTCGAGGCCCGCTTCCGCAAGTCCCCCTTCCTCGATGAGGTCACCCTGGAGGCCGCCGAGGCGCTGATGGACGCCGAGAAGCTGGGTCAGGGTCCGGCCACGGATCTGCTGGCCCTGAGCTTCTCCGCCACGGACTACATCGGCCACAGCTACGGCATCCTGGGCACGGAGATGCGGGACCAGCTGCACCGCCTGGATCGCACCCTGGGCCGCCTGCTCGAAGTCGTGCGTCGCCGCGATCGTGGGGCCTGGGTGATCCTCAGCGCCGATCACGGCGGCATGGACCTGCCCGAAGCCCTGTCGGACCAGGGCTTCCCCGCCCGGCGCGTGAACCCGCCCATCTTCCTGAATGAGCTGCGCGCCGAGCTCAAGGCCACCTTCAAGGTGGACGCCGATCTCATCCTGGAATCGCCCGAGCCCAACTCGCTCTACCTGCGGGAGGGCGCCCTGAAGGCCACGGGCCTCGACCGGAAGGCTGTGCTCGCGCGGATGCAGGCCTGGCTGCGGGCCCGGCCCGAGGTGGCCGACGCCTTCACCGCCGAGGACCTGGCCGCCACCGACCCCAGCGCCACCGGGAGCCCCCGGGACAGCAGCCTGCGCGTGCTGCTGCGGCGCAGCTTCCGCGCGGACCGCAGCGGCGATGTGCTGGTGGCCTTCAAACCCTGGGTGGTCTTCGGCGTGCCGCCCGTCGAATGGGCCACGGGTCACGGCACTCCCTATGCCTACGACCGCCGCGTGCCCCTCATCTTCTGGGGTCCCTGGAAGGGGGGCGAGCGGCCCAGCCCCGTCCGCACCGTGGACCTCGCCCCCACCCTGGCGCGGGAGCTGGGGATCCAGCCCGGAACCGTGGACGGCCGCGCGCTCGACCTCCGAAAAGAGGAAGGACTGCCAAGCTCACCCCCCAGGCACCAAGGAAAGAAGTAG
- the thpR gene encoding RNA 2',3'-cyclic phosphodiesterase, giving the protein MEVGRRRLFFALPLLPPLQEALGRWQSLLPGDAGEGAMAGARWCRPEGLHLTLAFLGECAEEALPHLGAVGEAVAGRRKAFLLRTAGLGGFPSFGAARVLWLGLEPSPALEALAADLRHTLGAAGDPFEAPPFRAHLTLARFRQTRPLAGSTAPTPATFAADRFALFESRPQGCYAPLQVWHLQTV; this is encoded by the coding sequence GTGGAAGTAGGCCGGCGGCGCCTCTTCTTCGCCCTGCCCCTGCTGCCCCCGCTGCAGGAGGCCCTGGGCCGCTGGCAGAGCCTGTTACCGGGGGACGCGGGGGAGGGCGCAATGGCTGGCGCGCGCTGGTGCAGGCCCGAGGGGCTCCACCTCACCTTGGCCTTCCTCGGTGAGTGTGCCGAGGAGGCCCTGCCCCATCTCGGCGCGGTGGGCGAAGCCGTGGCCGGGCGCCGGAAGGCCTTCCTCCTCCGCACGGCGGGGCTCGGCGGCTTTCCGAGCTTCGGCGCGGCGCGGGTGCTCTGGCTGGGCCTGGAGCCCTCCCCTGCGCTGGAGGCCCTGGCCGCGGACTTGCGCCATACCCTGGGCGCCGCCGGAGACCCCTTCGAGGCTCCCCCGTTCCGGGCCCACCTCACCCTGGCGAGGTTTCGCCAGACTCGACCCCTCGCCGGATCCACGGCGCCGACCCCTGCGACCTTTGCGGCGGACCGGTTCGCGCTCTTCGAGAGCCGGCCCCAGGGATGTTACGCGCCGCTGCAGGTCTGGCACTTGCAGACGGTATGA